From the genome of uncultured Fretibacterium sp., one region includes:
- a CDS encoding methyl-accepting chemotaxis protein: MTEQKSLELIHTLSGAYFAGVQMDSFMSQLDEVLVSRVRKVEARVQDTSNRFTHLYDVLQALREDFASGSRDAKQGVEAINMINANLIAEMAKSGTSLEGMGETVSNTLNATIKTLELFLEIGKISHNIQRIAKQTHLLALNASIEAARAGEHGRGFAVVAQNVQELAAETRTASESIDAKVGEISGAVQGTMENMRSINELFETIQRMLSSFSDCLASNRTTMESMESMIQDAGEKLNRTSAEMEGAIETMHEASSKVGAMAATISAVVQAQQNLKKIRL; encoded by the coding sequence ATGACGGAGCAAAAAAGTCTGGAGTTGATACACACTCTCTCGGGAGCATATTTTGCGGGCGTCCAGATGGACTCCTTCATGTCCCAGCTGGACGAGGTGCTCGTCTCTCGGGTCCGCAAGGTGGAGGCTCGGGTCCAGGACACCTCCAACCGGTTTACCCACCTTTATGACGTTTTACAGGCTTTGAGGGAGGACTTCGCGTCCGGAAGCCGGGACGCGAAACAGGGCGTCGAGGCCATCAACATGATCAATGCAAACCTGATAGCCGAGATGGCGAAATCGGGCACAAGCCTGGAGGGCATGGGCGAGACCGTCTCCAATACGCTGAACGCGACCATCAAGACCCTGGAACTGTTCCTCGAGATCGGAAAGATCTCCCACAATATCCAGCGCATCGCCAAGCAGACGCATCTTCTGGCCCTCAACGCCTCCATCGAGGCAGCTCGGGCGGGGGAGCACGGCAGGGGATTTGCGGTCGTGGCCCAAAACGTCCAGGAGTTGGCCGCCGAGACCAGGACGGCGTCGGAGTCTATCGACGCCAAGGTCGGCGAGATATCCGGGGCCGTCCAGGGGACGATGGAGAATATGCGCAGCATCAACGAATTGTTCGAGACTATTCAGCGGATGTTGTCCTCCTTCTCGGACTGTCTCGCCAGCAACAGGACGACGATGGAGTCCATGGAGTCGATGATTCAGGACGCCGGAGAAAAGCTGAACCGGACATCGGCCGAGATGGAGGGAGCCATCGAGACCATGCACGAGGCGTCGAGCAAGGTCGGCGCCATGGCCGCGACGATCTCC